From a region of the Vanrija pseudolonga chromosome 2, complete sequence genome:
- the hisHF gene encoding Imidazole glycerol phosphate synthase hisHF, which translates to MAGDSSRPKLYILDYGAGNVRSLANSITKLGFDFEWIKDESDFDKADKLVFPGVGSFYKAAHGLEEIGMAAPLKRYIQSGKPYFGICIGMQVLFESSEETEGAKGLGIIPYPISKFDANDAGHGKKSVPHMGWNGAWRATAPAADEQSLLLPNEDYYFVHSFAALRGKGDESELLKYAYTLSRYGNETFVSSIRRGNVFATQFHPEKSGPAGLDLLRRWLEAPVAAVSSAPHPLPAVPAPQLIAADPRPARAQGTGLTSRIVACLDVRSNDQGDLVVTKGDQYDVREKEDGGNVRNLGKPVSLASKYYQAGADEVCFLNITSFRSSALQDQPMLDVVRASAETVFVPLTVGGGIKDTVDPDGTARSALEVAGAYFRAGADKVSIGSEAVINVQDLLEREARGEPALTGKTGIETISKAYGAQAVVVSFDPKRVYYDTTVPNWIEQVPEAHRACLVTGETSTTRTKPEEQGKAWWYQSTISGGRDVRDIDVIQLAKGVERLGAGELLINSVDRDGSGKGFDLDLIRLIRDAVSIPVVASSGAGSPGDFEEVFVKTGAEAALAAGIFHRDEVGIDDVKASLEKDGLPVRRTALAV; encoded by the exons ATGGCAGGCGACTCATCACGACCCAAACTCTACATTCTCGACTATGGAGCCGGCAACGTCCGGAG TCTGGCCAACTCGATCACCAAGCTCGGCTTCGACTTTGAGTGGATCAAGGACGAGTCCGACTTtgacaaggccgac AAACTCGTGTTCCCCGGCGTCGGCTCGTTCTACAAGGCCGcccacggcctcgaggagatTGGCATGGCGGCCCCATTGAAACGCTACATTCAGTCGGGCAAGCCCTACTTTGGCATCTGCATCGGCATGCAGGTGCTGTTCGAGTCGTCCGAGGAGACGGAGGGCGCCAAGGGCCTCGGCATCATCCCGTACCCCATCTCCAAGTTtgacgccaacgacgccggCCACGGCAAGAAGAGCGTGCCGCACATGGGCTGGAacggcgcgtggcgcgccacggcccccgcggccgacgagcagtcgctcctcctccccaacGAGGACTACTACTTTGTCCACTCGTTCGCCGCGCTCCGgggcaagggcgacgagtccgagctgctcaagTACGCGTACACGCTGTCGCGGTACGGCAACGAGACGTTTGTCTCGTCCATCCGGAGGGGCAACGTCTTTGCGACGCAGTTCCACCCCGAAAAGTCTGGACCCGCCgggctcgacctcctccgcaGGTGGCTCGaggcgcccgtcgccgccgtgtcgtccgcgccgcacccgctcCCTGCCgtccccgcgccgcagctgATTGCGGCCGACCCCCGCCCGGCCCGCGCGCAGGGCACCGGCCTCACGTCGCGCATTGTCGCGTGCCTCGACGTGCGCTCCAACGACcagggcgacctcgtcgtcaccaagGGCGACCAGTACGACGTGCGCGAGAAGGAAGACGGCGGCAACGTGCGCAACCTCGGCAAGCCCGTCTCCCTCGCCAGCAAGTACTACCAGGCGGGTGCGGACGAGGTGTGCTTTTTGAACATTACGTCGttccgctcgtcggcgctgcaGGACCAGCCGATGCTCGATGTCGTccgcgcgtcggccgagaCCGTCTTTGTGCCCCTTACTGTTGGCGGCGGGATCAAGGACACGGTCGACCCggacggcacggcgcgctcggcgctcgaggtcgccggcgcgTACTTCCGCGCCGGGGCGGACAAGGTGTCGATCGGCTCCGAGGCCGTCATCAACGTGCAggacctgctcgagcgcgaggcgcgcggcgagcccgcgctcACTGGCAAGACGGGCATCGAGACCATCTCCAAGGCGTACGGCGCGCAggctgtcgtcgtgtcgtttGACCCCAAGCGCGTGTACTACGACACGACGGTGCCCAACTGGATCGAGCAGGTGCCCGAGGCGCACCGCGCGTGTCTTGTTACCGGCGAGACGTCGACCACGAGGACCAAGCCAGAGGAGCAGGGCAAGGCGTGGTGGTACCAGTCTACCATTtccggcggccgcgacgtccgTGACATCGACGTGatccagctcgccaagggcgtcgagcgtctcggcgccggagAGCTGCTCATCAACTCGGTCGACCGCGACGGATCGGGCAAGGGCTTTGACCTTGATCTCATCAGGTTGATCCGTGACGCCGTGTCCATCCCTGTGGTTGCTAGCTCGGGTGCTGGGTCGCCTGGCGACTTTGAGGAGGTCTTTGTCAagactggcgccgaggccgcccttgccgctgGCATCTTCcaccgcgacgaggtgggcatTGACGACGTCAAGGCGTCGCTCGAGAAGGACGGTCTGCCCGTCCGCCGCACCGCCCTCGCTGTTTAG
- the lcb1 gene encoding Serine palmitoyltransferase 1, with translation MASQSTPTDISPVLIPIISFLSSTLEFVVDAFHRIPGSPILVRYVKSSYQDDPWRSALELLLFAYALRTVLMGRTRGEGEGGKLKLSEKEIDELIDEWQPTPLVAPLTNIERGTLASVPVVYGQNGTHVKLSPNGKPVLNLAVYDWLGFVENDHIKDVAIKTLREYGVGSCGPMGFYGTIDVHTQFERDLAEFLDMESAIIYAQSFSAVSSVIPAFAKRGDIIVADRGVNFAIHKGLQLSRSQIRWYAHGDMKDLERVLALVDREIKRKRGKLTKRFIVTEGIFENDGMMADLPKIMELKYKYKYRLILDESMSFGMVGQHGRGLTEHYGIPGSEVDILVGSMANSLGAGGGFCAGSYVVTNHQRINSAASVFSAALPAMHATVSSAATALMASQPKLLSDLHNNIQAFRQQLSKIEPVPSTPGGPDNKDALISIPSDEQSALIHIFLLNPPPSLEAEETLLQEIVDETLANGVLVTRARRLRGQEVFDPEPSLKVSLSANMTRKEAEKAGKTLRDAIVKFAGSA, from the exons ATGGCATCGCAATCCACACCCACCGACATCTCCCCCGTCCTCATCCCAATCATCTCATTCCTCTCCTCCACCCTCGAGTTTGTTGTCGACGCATTCCATCGGATCCCCGGCTCGCCCATCCTCGTCCGCTATGTCAAGTCGTCTTACCAGGATGACCCGTGGCGCTCagccctcgagctgctgctgtttgCCTATGCACTCCGCACCGTGCTGATGGGACGGACGCGCggcgaaggcgagggcgGAAAGCTCAAGCTCAGTGAGAAg GAAatcgacgagctcatcgacgAGTGGCAGCCCACGCCTCTCGTGGCGCCATTGACCAACATTGAGCGCGGCACCCTCGCGTCCGTCCCCGTCGTCTACGGCCAGAACGGCACCCACGTCAAGCTCTCCCCCAACGGCAAGCCcgtcctcaacctcgccgtgTATGACTGGCTCGGATTCGTCGAGAACGACCACATCAAGGATGTGGCCATCAAGACCCTCAGGGAGTACGGAGTGGGCTCGTGCGGACCCATGGGCTTTTACGGGACCATTG ACGTGCATACTCAGTTTGAGCGTGACCTTGCAGAGTTTCTCGACATGGAGTCGGCCATCATCTACGCCCAGTCGTtctcggccgtgtcgtcggttATTCCTGCCTTTGCCAAGCGTGGTGACATTatcgtcgccgaccgcggTGTCAACTTTGCCATTCACAAGGGTCTCCAGCTGTCGCGCTCCCAGATCCGCTGGTATGCCCACGGTGACATGAAGGACCTCGAGCGTGTGCTGGCCCTTGTCGACCGCGAGATCAAGCGCAAGCGTGGCAAGCTCACCAAGCGTTTCATTGTGACCGAGGGTATCTTTGAGAACGACGGTATGATGGCGGACCTTCCCAAGATT ATGGAGCTCAAGTACAAGTACAAGTACcgcctcatcctcgacgagtcCATGTCGTTTGGTATGGTTGGCCAGCACGGTCGCGGTCTCACCGAGCACTACGGTATCCCTGgctccgaggtcgacatcctcgtcggctCCATGGCCAACAGCCtgggcgccggtggtggttTCTGCGCTGGCTCGTACGTTGTCACCAACCACCAGCGCATCAACTCTGCCGCGTCCGTCTTCTCCGCCGCCCTTCCCGCCATGCACGCCACCGTCTCTTCGGCCGCTACAGCCTTGATGGCCTCGCAACCCAAGCTCCTCTCCGACCTCCACAACAACATTCAGGCTTTCAGGCAGCAGCTGAGCAAGATTGAGCCTGTGCCCTCGACTCCTGGCGGCCCAGACAACAAGGACGCTCTCATCTCCATCCCCTCGGACGAGCAGTCGGCTCTTATCCACATCTTCCTACTCAACCCACCACCttcgctcgaggccgaggagactCTCCTGCAAGAGATTGTGGATGAGACGCTCGCAAACGGCGTGCTggtcacgcgcgcgcgccgactgcgTGGACAGGAGGTGTTTGACCCAGAGCCGAGTCTCAAGGTGTCGCTGAGCGCCAACATGACGCGCAAGGAGGCAGAGAAGGCGGGCAagacgctgcgcgacgcTATTGTCAAGTTTGCGGGCAGTGCGTGA
- the Carnmt1 gene encoding Carnosine N-methyltransferase, producing the protein MSDSEERQHWRDVVRSFDGYMQYHLSANNARRMAFLQLPRDARSAFEKIGYRDKLDAVDEGIRRNAEFVDLVIQDPVFADMLLDDSAPHAHSHDIGPHAAEHAGHGHSHDHGHAHGHGHGHSHSAPAASTPKPTQAERDLSQDKVRSTLRSFARDWSVEGAAERAAAYDPILRALEAYYPPEKREGVKVLVPGCGLGRLAMEIAALGFESQGNEFSTFMLIASNFVLNQSTHPNAHVLFPWLHSFSNHLTTGDNLLRSVLIPDVVPADILAGRPEGAFSLVAGDFEEVYGPQHWREGAGGGSDEANNADQRGRWGAVVTCFFIDTARNVLNYLRIIHTILANGGVWINLGPLLWHFENSPTPSAKGEVGSIELSLDEVKELARMVGFEIKEEKMVRSTYTGVPDSMLEHVYNCAFWTATKLPKTAA; encoded by the exons AtgtccgactcggaggagCGCCAGCACTGGCGCGACGTTGTGCGCTCGTTTGACGGGTACATGCAGTACCAC CTGTCGGCCAACAATGCCCGCCGGATGGCTTTTCTGCAGCTGCCGCGtgacgcgcgctcggcgttcGAGAAGATCGGGTATAGGGACAAGCTGGATGCGGTGGACGAGGGGATtcggcg CAACGCCGAGtttgtcgacctcgtcatcCAGGACCCCGTGTTCGCCGACATGCTGCTAGACGACAGCGCACCGCACGCGCACTCGCACGACATTGGTCcccatgccgccgagcacgccgggcATGGGCACTCGCACGACCACGGGCACGCCCACGGCCACGGGCATGGCCACTCGcactcggcgccagcggcgtccACGCCCAAGCCGACGCAGGCGGAGCGCGACCTCAGCCAGGACAAGGTGCGCTCCACGCTGCGCTCGTTCGCGCGCGACTGgagcgtcgagggcgcggctgagcgcgcggcggcgtacgaccCCATCCtgcgcgccctcgaggcgTACTACCCGCCCGAGAagcgcgagggcgtcaaGGTCCTCGTGCCCGGCTGCGGGCTGGGCAGGCTGGCCATGGAGATTGCCGCGCTGGGGTTCGAGAGCCAGGGTAACGAGTTTAGCACGTTCATGTTGATTGCAAGCAACTTTGTGCTCAACCA GTCAACCCACCCCAACGCGCACGTCCTCTTCCCGTGGCTGCACTCGTTCAGCAACCACCTCACGACGGGGGACAACCTCCTGCGCTCGGTGCTCATCCCCGACGTGGTGCCGGCCGACATTTTGGCGGGCAGGCCAGAGGGCGCGttctcgctcgtcgcgggcGACTTTGAGGAGGTGTACGGCCCGCAGCACtggcgcgagggcgccggcggcggaaGCGACGAGGCGAACAACGCCGACCAGCGCGGGCGGTGGGGCGCCGTCGTGACGTGCTTCTTTATCGACACGGCGCGTAACGTGCTCAACTACCTCCGCATCATCCACACCATCCTCGCTAACGGCGGCGTGTGGATCAACCTCGGCCCGCTGCTGTGGCATTTCGAGAACTCgcccacgccctcggccaagggcgaggtcgggAGCATTgagctctcgctcgacgaggtcaaggagctcgcgcgcatgGTCGGCTTTgagatcaaggaggagaagatggTCCGGTCGACGTACACTGGCGTGCCGGACAGCATGCTCGAGCATGTGTACAAC TGCGCATTCTGGACCGCCACAAAGCTGCCCAAGACGGCAGCGTAG
- the ptp4 gene encoding CTP-dependent diacylglycerol kinase 1, which yields MALAALPRPLRAASPSTNYQRAPSPSASPRVRASASPAPHHPARAARRPSIDKENAPPAARMVEPASPKSSNGYWSDSRSVRSGSEDEGGGGADGVAFPRRRSAKSPPIGVATLPTVPDDAELKSDGEHSVFSDSAPPPSRSAAAIVYDQNGNPVIRRRRRSSIKTKPPPGVTPTKAVDWEIPRKTFHSSIGFVTLYLKYLDPPTLGPLIKVLTALLAFISANDALRLNIPAFAEAWEATVGFLMRESERDKINGTVWYLVGVIFVLALYPRDVAVVSILTLSWSDTTASTIGRLWGKYTPPLPPHFPGIKWLPFAPRKSLAGFLAAAVTGFGIGVFYHWEKGTWAIIDGGVLGLIATGVVVGLGGAVVEALDLGFDDNLTLPILSGAVVWAWLAATNFILGY from the exons AtggccctcgctgccctcccccgcccactgcgcgccgcgtccccATCCACAAACTaccagcgcgcgccgtcgccgtccgcaagcccgcgcgtgcgcgcgtccgcctcccccgccccgcaccaccccgcgcgcgccgcgcgccggccgtccATCGACAAGGAGAACGCCCCGCCCGCAGCGAGGATGGTGGAGCCTGCATCGCCCAAATCAAGCAACGGGTACTGGTCCGACTCGCGCTCGGTGCGCAGCgggagcgaggacgagggcggcggcggcgccgacggcgtcgccttcCCCCGGCGCCGGAGCGCCAAGTCGCCCCCCATTGGCGTGGCGACGCTGCCCAccgtgcccgacgacgccgagctcaagtCGGACGGCGAGCACTCGGTCTTTagcgactcggcgccgcccccaTCCCGCTCCGCTGCGGCCATCGTGTACGACCAGAATGGAAACCCCGtcatccgccgccgccgccgctcgtcgatCAAGACCAAGCCCCCGCCCGGGGTCACGCCGACCAAGGCCGTCGACTGGGAGATCCCGCGCAAGACGTTCCACTCGAGCATTG GCTTCGTCACGCTCTACCTCAAGTACCTCGACCCTCCGACGCTCGGCCCCTTGATCAAGGTGCTCACTGCCCTGCTCGCCTTCATCAGCGccaacgacgcgctgcgcctcAACATCCCCGCGTTCGCCGAGGCGTGGGAGGCGACCGTCGGCTTCCTCATGCGCGAGTCGGAGCGCGACAAGATCAACGGCACAGTGTGgtacctcgtcggcgtcatcttCGTGCTCGCGCTGTACCCGCGCGATGTGGCCGTCGTGTCGATCCTGAC CCTCTCGTGGTCCGACACTACCGCTTCGACTATCGGCCGCCTCTGGGGCAAGTACAcgccgcccctgccgccCCACTTCCCCGGCATCAAGTGGCTGCCGTTTGCGCCGCGCAAGTCGCTCGCcggcttcctcgccgccgccgtcactgGCTTTGGCATCGGCGTCTTCTACCACTGGGAGAAGGGAACCTGGGCCATCATTGACGgtggcgtcctcggcctcatcgccaccggcgtcgtcgtcggcctcggcggcgccgtcgtcgaggccctcgacctcggcttTGACGACAACCTCACCCTGCCGATTCtcagcggcgccgtcgtctgggCCTGGCTTGCCGCCACCAACTTCATCCTGGGCTACTAA
- the Carnmt1 gene encoding uncharacterized protein produces MPKPVTAAARKPASDLRGANGSHLMPGKWGGRGGVYLPQRRPIVEAVVSDHERLIDTTATSRGYSASTKMTPTRYHTVPLILSRSDSRMRKPTVASHASANAGMLRRSASLALMKASRAVSTLIKGPSVGGSRYLR; encoded by the exons ATGCCAAAGCcagtgacggcggcggcgaggaagccgGCGAGCGACTTGCGCGGCGCAAACGGCAGCCACTTGATGCCGGGGAAGTGGggcggcaggggcggcgTGTACTTGCCCCAGAGGCGGCCGATAGTCGAAGCGGTAGTGTCGGACCACGAGAGGCT GATCGACACGACGGCCACATCGCGCGGGTACAGCGCGAGCACGaagatgacgccgacgaggtacCACACTGTGCCGTTGATCTTGTCGCGCTCCGACTCGCGCATGAGGAAGCCGACGGTCGCCTCCCACGCCTCGGCGAACGCGGGGATGTTgaggcgcagcgcgtcgttggCGCTGATGAAGGCGAGCAGGGCAGTGAGCACCTTGATCAAGGGGCCGAGCGTCGGAGGGTCGAGGTACTTGAGGTAG